In Candidatus Contubernalis alkalaceticus, the genomic window ATCAGAAAAATTAACAGTTTAGACGATGCCTGTATTTACCCAGGACAGGAATTAATCATACCTAAATGATCAATACGCATAAAAAAATTTAACAATAACAATAATAATATATTAACAAATCAATTTTAAAAAATAAGGAGTTTTGAAGATGTGCTTACAGGGTTTTGAAAGGTTTCCTACTCTGGCTTTACAGCCTAACCTGGTACCGGAATCAGAAGAACCTGGTGATTTTGGCCACTATTCATTCTTTGCTGAAATTACTGAAGATGTAGAACTTCCGGGTCAGACCCAAGGAATAATGGATATACAGTCAATACAAGACTGGTTTCCTGCAGTAGAAGAAGAACCATGTCTTTAATCCCCTGAAAACAGGGGATTATTTTTTTCAACTTGATATATAATATAAAGTAACTACTCAAGGGTAAGAAGGTTGGTAGGTGATAATTATGGAAAAAAAAATCTTGGAAATAATTAATAACCTGGCAGAACAGGCCCGGCTTAAGGTTTATATTACGGGAGGTTATATTAGAGCACTGTTATTGAACCATTCGGTGGAAGTAATAGATATTGATTTTCTGGTAACCGGTGGACCGGTTGAGCCCTTTGTTGAGAAAGCAGCAAAGTCATTACAAAGTTCTCTGGTAGAATTGGATAAAAATTTTGGAATTTACCGGGTTGTGATAAAACAGGAAAAGAAAAATTACAAAATATTAGATTTTACAAGTCTTAAGGGCAGGAATTTAGTTGAGGACTTGAAGCGAAGAGACTTTACAGTGAACAGTTTGGCTTTGCATTTGGGGGACTATTTACAAAAATCTTCTTCATGGCAGCATTGTTTAATTGATATAAATGGCGGACTGGAAGATTTAAAGGAAAAAAAAATAAGGATGGTTTCTCCTAAGGCTTTTCAAGAGGACCCTTCTCGTTTGATTCGGGGTATAAGGTTGTGTGCATCCCTGGGTTTTAATTTGGATGGGCAGACCCAGTATAAGATGTTACATTCCCGGAAACTTCTGAAAGAAGTTTCCGGAGAAAGAATAAGAGATGAACTGTGGAAAATATTTGATTTAGACGTTTCCTACCCCTGGGTCAAATTTATGGAAGAAACGTTAGGTTTCCTCAGTGTATTGTTTCCTGAAGTTAGTCTGATGAAGACTACGGAACAAAATTTTTTTCATGGGGAAGAGGTATGGAGTCACTGCCTTCACACTTTTAAGAGTATTGAGCAAAACATTGTATCCCCACCCTTTTCATCGGAACTGGCTATGTTAATTAACCAACACATGAAACAGGAACTGGTTTTCCCTCGGAAAAGAAAACAACTTTTAAAGTTTTTTGCTCTGTTTCATGATGTAGGTAAAATAAAGACTAAAAAAGTTTTGGATTCGGGAAGAATTGTTTTTCACCGCCACGAAGT contains:
- a CDS encoding HD domain-containing protein — encoded protein: MEKKILEIINNLAEQARLKVYITGGYIRALLLNHSVEVIDIDFLVTGGPVEPFVEKAAKSLQSSLVELDKNFGIYRVVIKQEKKNYKILDFTSLKGRNLVEDLKRRDFTVNSLALHLGDYLQKSSSWQHCLIDINGGLEDLKEKKIRMVSPKAFQEDPSRLIRGIRLCASLGFNLDGQTQYKMLHSRKLLKEVSGERIRDELWKIFDLDVSYPWVKFMEETLGFLSVLFPEVSLMKTTEQNFFHGEEVWSHCLHTFKSIEQNIVSPPFSSELAMLINQHMKQELVFPRKRKQLLKFFALFHDVGKIKTKKVLDSGRIVFHRHEVEGIPILENYSGVLKLSSKERRILSSLTRNHMHPLFLQVAKNVSPRAFYKLFNKCGEETVEVLMHSLSDFIAKREAKGNFQEIKFYQEFIHETFEKYFFKREIFVSPPDIISGEEIMEYLKLHPSPGVGYLLAKVKEAQSDGKVKNRREALNLASQIVKTDTYRKRFHLGKGR